AATTTCAAATCAGTGGCTTCTAAGCCTAACTGCAGTACAACCGCGATAATAACTCGATAAATGATGCCTCCGCAGATAACAGCTACAATGGTGCGGCCAATGGAAGAGGTTCCAATCAATACTTCTCCGATAATCACAGATGCCAATCCGGCAATGATCATGCCAATTCCCATACTGGCATCGGCAAATTGAAGTTTCTGAGCTACGTAGCTGCCGGCAAAGGCAACTAAACCGTTTGATATGGAGAGGCCAAGAATTTTCATGAGATCGGTATTAACGCCAAGGCTTCGAATCATAAGTTCGTTGTCCCCGGTGGCCCTTAGCGCCAGTCCTAATTCCGTTTGCAGGAAAAAATAAATAATCCCACCCAGGCAGACAACGGTAATTAAACTGAGCACCAGAGCTCCGTATTGATTCATGAAAGGGAGTCTGGAAAATTTCGAAAAAATTGTTTCCGAGCCCAGGAGGGAGATATTAGCTCTGCCCATGACGCGAAGGTTAACGGAATAAAGGGCAGTCATAGTTAAAATACCGGAGAGCAACGGCGTGATTTTAAACTTAGTATGCAGTATTCCTGTAAATAACCCGGCTAAAGTTCCGGCTATAAACGCCAGTCCAGTAGCTAACCATGGGTCAGTTCCGCCAACGATTAACGAGGTTGTAGTAGCTGCACCCAGCGTGAAACTCCCGTCTACAGACAAGTCTGCGTAATCAAGAATACGGAAGGTCAGATAGACTCCTAAAACCATGATTGCATACATTAAACCCTGTTCAAGGGTACCTCGCGCTATTTGTGCGAACATCTTTAACACCCCAATTAATTTTGCTTGAGAACATTAGTATTCATTGTTGCCAAAAGAAAAGAACGATACTCCCACTTACAAGAAGTGGGAGTCGCTGCAAAGTTCGGTAAAATGTCTTATGATCCATTGAGAAAAAGACATTTTAATTTAGTTGTTATTTCACGATAACTGCTTTTTTCATAATATCGTCTGGTACTGTGATACCAAATAAATCAATGGCGGATTGGTTGAGTACTGTGTCAAAGTCTTTTTGGGATTCAATAGGCATATCTTGTGGCTTTTCGCCTTTAATAACGCGAAGAGCCATTTCACCGGTTTGTTTACCTAAGTTTTTATAGTTAATGCCGATGGTTGCCAAGGCTCCTTTATCAACAACACTGCTCTCTCCGGAAATGATAGGGATTTTGTTTTCCTGGGAGACCTGTACAACAGATTGGGCAGCGGAAACCACTACGTTATCCGTGGGGACGTAGATGGCATTAACTTTTCCAATTAAAGATTGGCTGGCCTGTAAAACGTCGGCACTGGTAGTAACAGTAGCTTCAACGATTTCTAAGCCCAGTTCTGCGGCTACGTTTTTAGCAATTCCAACTTGAACTTGGGAATTAACTTCACCGGCATTATAGATAATTCCTACTTTTTTAACATTAGGTATTAAAGCTTTCATCAGTTCGAATTGTTCTTTAATAGGGTTCATATCCGTTGTTCCGGTTACGTTTTTGCCGGGCTTATCCATGCTGTTGACGAGCTTGGCTTCTACAGGGTCAGTAACAGCTGTGATTAAGATAGGAATATCGGTGCTGGCACTTGCCATAGCCTGTGCGGAAGGAGTTGCAATAGCTAAGACCATATCAAGTCCCGCTGATGCGAACTTTTGAGTGATCGATTGGAGTATGGACTGATCTCCTTGGGCGTTTTGGTAATCGACGGTCAGGTTTTTACCTTCTTCGTACCCATTTTCTTTAAGTGTCTCTAAGAAACCTTCACGTGCAGCATCCAAAGCTGGATGCTCAACAATTTGAACAATCCCGATTTTTACTTGCTTTTGCGCATCGTTTCCGTTCGAGTTTGTTTCAGACTTTGCTGCGCCACATCCTACTAAACTCAGCAGCAACATTAAGCTCAACCCGAATGCCAGTAATTTTCTCACGATTCTTTCCCCCTTCTTATATTTAGACATAAAAAAATACACTCCCGCAGGGAAGTGCTTCCGCCCAACTCCTACCGTACAACCATGCTACAAGTTTTTAAATTAATTTTATCTTAAAGTATATACCTGAGGGTGTCAATAAGAAATTATTTCATTCTCAAAGAGTATTAAATAATCTATCTTTATTTTAGATAATTGGCTGAACAAGCGTGAAACCCCTCGAAATGGCAAAAAGTTTTGTAGAACATCGCAGTTTTCAAAGAACGATTTAAGGTTCAACGAAATACAAAAAGAGGAAATCGCAACATGATGTGGAAATAAAGTGGAAGAAAATGAAGAAAGGAGATTTGGAGTTTTAGGGCAAAAAAAACGAGTTTTTAACAACTAATACAAGGAAGGGTGTATGAAATGAACTACGATAGTATTGCGGAAATGGTAAATAAGTTGGTTAAAAATCCAAGCAGTCTTTCGTCCTCAGATCAAGATCAGTCTTCATCAGAATTAACGAAAAGCGAGTTTGCGATTATTCAGAATGTATTTTCAAAATATGGGGTTTCGGGGAACGCCGTGACAATTGGAGCATTGCCTTTAGCAGAGTGGGCTTAATTAGAAATGGGTCACCTGCTTAATCAAGTTATCATAAAAGAAATAAATGAACTCCTAGTTAAGAAGCAAATAAATCAAGAAATGATAAATATGATTGGATCAGCTTATAGAGCAGAAAGCATAACGGAGGAATTATTCCCTTGGGCAAACTTAACCTTTTTGAGTTGTGAGTGTGTAGGTGGAATCCCAGAAGTCGCGTTGCCAGGAGCAATAGGGATGGAGCTATTTGCCCTGGCAGCGGATATCTTTGATGATATTCAAGATCAAGATAATGATAATTTGCCCTGGCGCAAACTAGAGAACGCTGAAGCACTAAACCTAGCTCTTTGCCTGCTTATGCTTAGCTATGAAGCTATTTCACAAATACCGGAAAGTGAACTTTATAGAAATATTCACAAAATCATAAATGAAACTGGGCTTTGTGCTATTGATGGACAATTTCGAGAGCTTCGGCACAGTGATAATGATCTGGTTTCATTAGATCAATATTTTAAATTAGTAAGACAAAAATCAGGAAGTTTAACAGCCTGTTCGTGTTCAATTGGGGCAATGTTAGGTAGAGGATCTGAAGCTTTAGTCTCAAACTTAAGGTGTTTTGGAATTAACCTTGGGATAATGTGTCAAATAAGAAATGATCTTAGTGATTTTTTCGATTATGAAAAGAAAAATAATTTTATAAATAATACCAAAACTCTGCCTTATGTTTATCTATTAAACATTCTCCGAAGTCAGCCTGAACACTACAAGGAACTACTTACGCTCCAGAATAAGGGATTACGTAGTTTTGAGAGCAAAGAACGAGAGCAATTGGCTAAAATAGCTGCCGATGAAGGTGTTGCCCAATATTGTAAGGTAATGTATGAAATTTATCGCCAAAAAGCCTTGAATATATTGAGGGAGATACCTGTCCCGAAAAAAGACAAGGAGAAGTTGATAAAACTTGTTGAAGAAAGTGTGTAAACGGCAGGCATATTATTTCGTGAGTTTTGTTTTGATAGCAGCGGGGGTCTTTTATTATCTTGTTACTCTTAATCATCCTTACATTGGTGTTAATATGAAAAGCGTTAATGGGCATTGGATTATTAGCGGTATTGACCCTCGTGGAGATGGCTATGAAGCAGGAGTGAGAACGGGAGATATTGTCTTAAAGATAAATGAAAAGGAACCAGAGGAGTTCCCAAATTTGTTAAAGTGGCAACAAATAGAGGGTGCATCTTTAATAGAAGTGACAAAACAGAATCGACGGGTTAGTATTACGTTACCTATTAAAACAAATATAGTAAGAAACTTAACTGAAATTCCTTTACAGATCTTAGGTTTTGTTTTCTGGTTATTAGGGTTCATGGCTTGGGTTAAAAGACCATTTTTAGTACAAGCTCGTGCCTTGTTTTGGTTAAATTGGATTATTGGCATGGCCATCGTTTTGGTACCCGCTTCGGCTCGATGTATTTTTTTTGCTCGTGAGTTAGAATTAATATGCTTATCAATAGTACCTATTTTTTTAATAAATCTAGTCTGGGTGTATCCAAAAGATAGTAGGACGCGAACATATAACTTAATTCGTAACATCTTTATCATAATTTCGCTAATAATAATATCTTATATTATTTTACAATCTTGTGGTATTTTTAATAATGTAAGATTATTGCGGAGTATATTTACTTCAAATTTAATTATAGCTTTAATATTAGCATTAGGAAATTTGGGTCTATCTTTAAAGTTGCCTATAGAAAATAAGGTAAGAAATCAGGCAGGGATCCTCTTTATTGGAATGGTCTTAGGTTTCTTTCCATTTGTTTTTTTAACGGTATTACCTCAACTTTTCAACGTTCAACCGATTAAGTACTCTGATTTTAGTTCACTGTTTCTAGCCTTTGTACCAACAGCTTGGTATTATGTCATTGTCAATAAATATTTGCCAGATAGCCGACGAATTTTTGAAGCAATTGTTGTTTCTTTTATTCAAAGTATTATTTTAAGTATGGTTACTTCATATCTGCTCTATTCTCAAAAAATAATAAAAGCTATAAATATTGAAGTATTTCTGTTAACACTATCTTTCTCTATATTGGTTATTGTTATTATTAACTTTACGAGAATGATCACAAGTAAGTTATTAAGTAGATTGGCATTTTCTGAAGGAAAACAGACATTTAAACAAAGGATGCTTAAGTTAAATGAGAACCTGGTTTCAATTAATGAAGAAAAAGGAATATTTGAAGAAATCCTAAAGAGTCTAGGGATTCAAGGGGCTTATATCATCATCGAAAATCCTAAAAGGGGATATTTAACGAAAGCGGTCGGAACATTTTTAGAAAACCCAGATCAGCTAGCCGAACTAGAGATGTATTTTCAATCTTGTAATAAAACTAATTTAAAGGCAACTATACTTTCCGAAAACTTACCTGCAGAAATTTTTATCCCCGTTAATTCGGGAGATTTTTCATGTGGAATTTTTTTGGGGCACCGGCACTCTCATATCAAATTTAAAGCGGACGAATTGCCTCTAATTACCTTGATCTCCAGCCAGTTAACCCAACGTTTGATTACAACCTTTGTCATTAAAGAACTGTCCGTTGAAATAAAATCCTTGGCTCAACGATCTCAGGATTCATTACGGAGAAATCAAGGGCTTCAGGGAATCACAATTGCTTTATTTAGAAACCTTGAAAGAGAGAGAGCACATGTCGCCTCCGAGATCTATGACGGACCATTGCAATTGGGGCTGGATTTGAATCGATGGCTTAAGCACCTTGGAGAAGAATGTCCCATGGATGACAAGACTGAAAACGCTGTTTCCCATATGCGGGAACTAGTAGAAAATTTAAATTTCGAACTTCGTCAAATATCCAACGATTTACGCCCCACGGCTTTAAAGGATTTAGGTTTGCTGACTGCTGTTGAGTTATTGTGTAAAGACATAATGCTGAAAGAGCTATCCTTGATTACCTTAGAAACTATAGGTCTTAATAGAGAGGATCGCTTTCCGGAAGAAATTGAGTCAGCTGCTTACAGGTTTATCCAGGAAGGGATTACAAATGCAGTGAAACATTCGGGGGCAAATAAGTTGACAATCGGTATTGAAAAGACCGAGGCTAACCTTGAATTGACCGTTAAAGACAGAGGCAAAGGGTTTGAAACGAATAAGATAGAGGAATGGGCTTTGATAGGCAGCCATTTTGGAATTGTCAGTATGAAAGAAAGAGTAGAGAGTTTAGGCGGAAGCCTTCAGATTACTTCGCAAATTCATCGGGGAACAATACTTAAAGCGACTGTCCCGATTATATAAGTTGATAAGAATCCAAGAAAATTGAATAGAATTATTGGATGGGGAGTGGTAATAGTGTCCACTAATTCTGAGGAATTTGAAAAGGCGAAAGTAAAAGTCTTAGTGGTCGATGACCATACACTTTTTGCAGAAGGTACAGTCTCACTATTGTCCTTTGATCCTCGCATCGCCGTTGTTGGAATTGCTAAGAACGGAATGGAATGTCAAAGTATAATGAGTGAGACTGAACTTGATGTGGTGTTATTAGATATCAATCTTCCAGATATCTCTGGGATGGAATTAATCGAAAGAATTAAAGAAATCCAGCCGGCTGTAAAGATTCTCATGCTGACAGAATACAATCCCCAAGGGTACGTAACAAAATCCATAAGTAAGGGAGCTAATGGATTTCTGCTTAAAGACTGTTCTGTAAAAGAGATGGCCCAAGGAATAATAAGGGTATATCAAGGCGGAGTTTATTTTTGCCCAGAGTTAGAAACATTCCTTCAGCCGGTCGCTAAGAATGAAAAGCTGCATTTCCCCAATAAGCCGGTAGAAACCTTGCGTAAATTGCTCAATCAAAGGGAAGTGGAAATAATAGAATTGGCATCGAGGGGATTACATAACAAGGAAATTGCCCTGGCCTTAGGTATTAATGAACGAGATGTTGATCAACACGTTAGTAACATTCTGAGTAAATTGGAGGTAAATACACGCTTGGAAGCGGTCTTAAATTGGGCATATGTTGTTTAGATTAGACTACATTAGCATAAAAACGATAAGGTTCCTTTTATCTATAAAAGGTCCCTTATCGTTTTTGCTATTCTGAAAAAAGGAATCAGAAAAACATTCTAAAGAACCCATGGACCCGAAAGACAGGGCAGCTTCGTCCACAGAAACGAACCCATGGCATGGAGAGTATGGGGCTAATTGTACAAATCAAAGCTAAACAATTATAATAAAAGTTGGTGAGCAGCCTTTGTCAAAGGCTGCTATAAATGAGGGTACATTCCAGAAACAGGGGAATCAAATTATATGGAAGAACAATTAATTGATCAAGTTAATCTGGCCCGGCCGCTGGAACTATTAGCTCCCGCGGGAAGTTATGAGGCTTTTAAAGCTGCCGTTGAAAACGGTGCGGATGCCGTTTATCTGGGCGGAAAAAGTTTTAGTGCAAGAGCGAGTGCTGCCAATTTTGATTTGGAAGAGTTAAAAAAGGCAGTTAACTATGCCCATGAACGACAAGTTAAAGTATATGTCACCGTTAATATTCTTATTGCGGACCGTGAGTTCAATGAACTAATGGATTATCTTTATGCCCTTTATGAAATAGGTGTTGATGCCGTGATTTTGCAAGATATTGGAGTTGCGGATTTAATTCATACAATTCTCCCGGAAATGGAGATCCATGCCAGCACACAGATGACCGTGAATACGAGTTGGGGTGTAAATCACCTGGAATCCCTGGGTTTTAGCCGGGTCGTATTAGCACGGGAGACTTCGGCTGCTGAAACGAAGGCCATCGCAGAAGCTACACCTTTAGATCTTGAAGTTTTTGTACATGGTGCCCTTTGTATAAGCTACTCAGGTCAATGTCTTATGTCCAGCTTTATTGGCGGGCGGAGCGGAAACCGGGGTACCTGTGCTCAGCCTTGCCGGATGACTTATCAACTGATAAATGAAAGGAAAGAAAACCTTTTACTGCAAAAGAACCCGGGCGAACATTTATTAAGCCCGCGGGATCTGAATTTGGCAGAGGAATTACAGGAGTTAAAACGCATTGGAGTGCACTCGCTTAAAGTAGAAGGACGAATGAAAAGGCCGGAATATGTAGCTACTGTGATTAGGCTTTACCGGCAGGCCATTAATCGGGCAGAGGATTTGCAAGAAGGTAATCGCCGCTCTTCCTTATTAAGGCCAGAAGAGCATCAGGAATTATTGCAGGTGTTTAACCGGGATTTTACAAGGGGATTTTTTAGGGAAAATCCCGGAGCAGAGCTTATGAGCTATAACCGTCCGAACAATCGGGGAACTCGACTCGGGCGCGTGGTTCGCTTAGACCATGGCAAACTTTCCATTAAACTGGAGGCTGCCTTACACTCCGGTGATGGCATTGAATTCTGGACAGGACGCGGTAGAGAAGGGGTGACCGTCGGGCAGATCTGGAGAAAGGGAAGCCCAGGCAATGAGGGAGCGCCGAGTGAAACTGTTCAGATTGACTTTGTTGGGATGGCACATCCTGGCGATCGAGTCTTTAAGACAAATGATGCCCTGCTCATGGAAAAGGCCCGGCTAAGCTTTCAAGAGGGACGGGAGCAGCGAAAGAGTCCCCTGACCATGCGTCTGTCCGGACATATTGGCCAACCATTGTGTTTAGAGGTCAGCAGCCCTCAGCGTAAGGTCTCCGTGTATTCAACGGGTGAAGCCCAAAAAGCCTTGAAAAGGCCACTGACCTTCGATTATGCCTTACAGCAGCTGGGGAGATTAGGGACGACTCCCTTTTGGCTGGACAAATTAGAGCTGGAGATAGATGACGATCTCATGCTTCCAGTAAGCGATCTTAACGAAATGCGCCGCTTGGCAGTTGAACAGTTATTGCATACAGAAACACAACCCATAGTTGAGCGGCGAATATATGGACAACGATGCCAGCAGTGGAAAGAGAATCAAACCCAAAAACGTACGGCCTTAATCAATTCAAAAAGCACGAGCCCTCGGGTTTCTGTGGCTGTCAGTGATCCATTAACCCTGCAGGCTGCCCTTAAAGCCGGAGCAAAGCGGGTATTAATCGGCGGAGAGCATTGGCGGTCCCGGCGAGGATTCTCTCTTGCAGAGATTCAGGAAAGTTTTAAGGATTGCCGAAAACAGGGTATCGATTGCGTTTGGCGTTTGCCTCGGGTCCTGAACCAAGCTCAGAGTGAGAGTCTGCTCGAGGAGCTTAAAAAGGCAGCCAACTGGGAAGTGAAACCAAAGTTAATGGCAGCGAATCTGGGCGAGCTGGAAATGATGCAGAGCCTCAATCCCGCCTTGCCCTTTGAAGTGGATTATTCCTTAAATGTCTTTAACGAAGCCAGTCTGTCCTACTTCTGGGGTTTAGGTGCCAAAGGAGTTACTCTTTCTCCCGAATTACATCACGAACAGCTGGCTGGTTTAGGGAAATGGCCCGGTGTGGAGGTCCTGGTATTTGGAGATCTCGAAATGATGATTAGTGAATATTGCTTGGTTGGGTCAGCTTTAGGAGGGAAAAAAGGAGAACACTGTGCCAGACCCTGTGTGCAGGAACCTCATTTCTTGCGAGACCGCATGCGCTATGATTTCCCAATTGAGACGGACCGGGAGTGCCGGATGCATTTATTCAATGTTAAGATTCTGAACCTCTATGAAGAGCTTGCGCAAATACGAGGTATGGGGATTTCTAACATTCGTTTGCAATTGACGAGACAAAACCCGGGGCAGGTACGACAGATTGTTCAGTTGTTTACTGCAGCTTGGGATTCATTAGATAAAAAGGGCAATTGGTCATCCGATAGGGGAATGGGAGAGTTAACCTCTCTTTTCCCTGAAGGATTTACGAAAGGACATTTTTTTCGCGGCGTATTGTAGAGCTTCTTAGGATTAAGGAGGAATTATGAAAATTGATGATAAAGTCCTTAATAAGTTGGACTTTCCCAAAGTTTTAGCACGTTTGGCAGAGTTCTGCATTCTTCCTCGTGCAAAAGAATTAGCCCTTGCCTTGAAACCGGATGTTGACATAGAATTTGTCCGCATGGCTTTGCAAAAAACAGAAGAGGCTAAAAATCTTATGCGGGGAAATCCGCTCTTCTCAGTTCGAGGAGCAAAGGAAATCAGGGCTTATTTAGAACGTTGTTTACGGGGAGGAGTTGTTCATGGTGAGGAACTCCTTGAGATTCGGGATACTTTAAGAGTGGGGCGAAAGACGAAACAATACCTTCAGGAATTTCGAGAATCTTATTCTGGATTATGGGATATCGTATTGCCTATCGAATCTCAAAAAAGTTTAGAGGACGAGATATCCCGCTGTATTTCCGAAGATGGAAATGTAGCAGATAATGCATCCCCGGAGTTAGCGGAATTAAGGAGGAGCATTAACCGCCTGCAGAACCGTATTCGGGAAAGCCTGGAGGGAACCTTACGTAACCCGGTGTATCAGAAGATGCTGCAAGATCCCATTATCACCCAGCGTTCCGACCGCTATGTTATTCCTATTAAACAAGAGTATCGCGGCTCATTTCCAGGTATTGTTCACGATCAATCTGCCAGTGGGGCAACCTTATTCATTGAACCCATGCCAGTAGTCCAGCTGGG
This Desulfosporosinus orientis DSM 765 DNA region includes the following protein-coding sequences:
- a CDS encoding ABC transporter permease — encoded protein: MFAQIARGTLEQGLMYAIMVLGVYLTFRILDYADLSVDGSFTLGAATTTSLIVGGTDPWLATGLAFIAGTLAGLFTGILHTKFKITPLLSGILTMTALYSVNLRVMGRANISLLGSETIFSKFSRLPFMNQYGALVLSLITVVCLGGIIYFFLQTELGLALRATGDNELMIRSLGVNTDLMKILGLSISNGLVAFAGSYVAQKLQFADASMGIGMIIAGLASVIIGEVLIGTSSIGRTIVAVICGGIIYRVIIAVVLQLGLEATDLKLITAFIVITALVSPNIRKTIASWSQGVRGKEGQ
- a CDS encoding ABC transporter substrate-binding protein, whose protein sequence is MRKLLAFGLSLMLLLSLVGCGAAKSETNSNGNDAQKQVKIGIVQIVEHPALDAAREGFLETLKENGYEEGKNLTVDYQNAQGDQSILQSITQKFASAGLDMVLAIATPSAQAMASASTDIPILITAVTDPVEAKLVNSMDKPGKNVTGTTDMNPIKEQFELMKALIPNVKKVGIIYNAGEVNSQVQVGIAKNVAAELGLEIVEATVTTSADVLQASQSLIGKVNAIYVPTDNVVVSAAQSVVQVSQENKIPIISGESSVVDKGALATIGINYKNLGKQTGEMALRVIKGEKPQDMPIESQKDFDTVLNQSAIDLFGITVPDDIMKKAVIVK
- a CDS encoding polyprenyl synthetase family protein, coding for MGHLLNQVIIKEINELLVKKQINQEMINMIGSAYRAESITEELFPWANLTFLSCECVGGIPEVALPGAIGMELFALAADIFDDIQDQDNDNLPWRKLENAEALNLALCLLMLSYEAISQIPESELYRNIHKIINETGLCAIDGQFRELRHSDNDLVSLDQYFKLVRQKSGSLTACSCSIGAMLGRGSEALVSNLRCFGINLGIMCQIRNDLSDFFDYEKKNNFINNTKTLPYVYLLNILRSQPEHYKELLTLQNKGLRSFESKEREQLAKIAADEGVAQYCKVMYEIYRQKALNILREIPVPKKDKEKLIKLVEESV
- a CDS encoding ATP-binding protein — protein: MSFVLIAAGVFYYLVTLNHPYIGVNMKSVNGHWIISGIDPRGDGYEAGVRTGDIVLKINEKEPEEFPNLLKWQQIEGASLIEVTKQNRRVSITLPIKTNIVRNLTEIPLQILGFVFWLLGFMAWVKRPFLVQARALFWLNWIIGMAIVLVPASARCIFFARELELICLSIVPIFLINLVWVYPKDSRTRTYNLIRNIFIIISLIIISYIILQSCGIFNNVRLLRSIFTSNLIIALILALGNLGLSLKLPIENKVRNQAGILFIGMVLGFFPFVFLTVLPQLFNVQPIKYSDFSSLFLAFVPTAWYYVIVNKYLPDSRRIFEAIVVSFIQSIILSMVTSYLLYSQKIIKAINIEVFLLTLSFSILVIVIINFTRMITSKLLSRLAFSEGKQTFKQRMLKLNENLVSINEEKGIFEEILKSLGIQGAYIIIENPKRGYLTKAVGTFLENPDQLAELEMYFQSCNKTNLKATILSENLPAEIFIPVNSGDFSCGIFLGHRHSHIKFKADELPLITLISSQLTQRLITTFVIKELSVEIKSLAQRSQDSLRRNQGLQGITIALFRNLERERAHVASEIYDGPLQLGLDLNRWLKHLGEECPMDDKTENAVSHMRELVENLNFELRQISNDLRPTALKDLGLLTAVELLCKDIMLKELSLITLETIGLNREDRFPEEIESAAYRFIQEGITNAVKHSGANKLTIGIEKTEANLELTVKDRGKGFETNKIEEWALIGSHFGIVSMKERVESLGGSLQITSQIHRGTILKATVPII
- a CDS encoding response regulator transcription factor; this translates as MSTNSEEFEKAKVKVLVVDDHTLFAEGTVSLLSFDPRIAVVGIAKNGMECQSIMSETELDVVLLDINLPDISGMELIERIKEIQPAVKILMLTEYNPQGYVTKSISKGANGFLLKDCSVKEMAQGIIRVYQGGVYFCPELETFLQPVAKNEKLHFPNKPVETLRKLLNQREVEIIELASRGLHNKEIALALGINERDVDQHVSNILSKLEVNTRLEAVLNWAYVV
- a CDS encoding DUF3656 domain-containing U32 family peptidase, whose protein sequence is MEEQLIDQVNLARPLELLAPAGSYEAFKAAVENGADAVYLGGKSFSARASAANFDLEELKKAVNYAHERQVKVYVTVNILIADREFNELMDYLYALYEIGVDAVILQDIGVADLIHTILPEMEIHASTQMTVNTSWGVNHLESLGFSRVVLARETSAAETKAIAEATPLDLEVFVHGALCISYSGQCLMSSFIGGRSGNRGTCAQPCRMTYQLINERKENLLLQKNPGEHLLSPRDLNLAEELQELKRIGVHSLKVEGRMKRPEYVATVIRLYRQAINRAEDLQEGNRRSSLLRPEEHQELLQVFNRDFTRGFFRENPGAELMSYNRPNNRGTRLGRVVRLDHGKLSIKLEAALHSGDGIEFWTGRGREGVTVGQIWRKGSPGNEGAPSETVQIDFVGMAHPGDRVFKTNDALLMEKARLSFQEGREQRKSPLTMRLSGHIGQPLCLEVSSPQRKVSVYSTGEAQKALKRPLTFDYALQQLGRLGTTPFWLDKLELEIDDDLMLPVSDLNEMRRLAVEQLLHTETQPIVERRIYGQRCQQWKENQTQKRTALINSKSTSPRVSVAVSDPLTLQAALKAGAKRVLIGGEHWRSRRGFSLAEIQESFKDCRKQGIDCVWRLPRVLNQAQSESLLEELKKAANWEVKPKLMAANLGELEMMQSLNPALPFEVDYSLNVFNEASLSYFWGLGAKGVTLSPELHHEQLAGLGKWPGVEVLVFGDLEMMISEYCLVGSALGGKKGEHCARPCVQEPHFLRDRMRYDFPIETDRECRMHLFNVKILNLYEELAQIRGMGISNIRLQLTRQNPGQVRQIVQLFTAAWDSLDKKGNWSSDRGMGELTSLFPEGFTKGHFFRGVL